The Apus apus isolate bApuApu2 chromosome 4, bApuApu2.pri.cur, whole genome shotgun sequence genome contains the following window.
ttttcttgtgtgttttggggaaaaaaacactctAACCAGCCTGCTACAATCTACTTCTCCCCTCCTGCACACCCCTCTCTCTCCCAGACAGGCACCAGAATCCCCAAACAGAGGAAGGGTATCCCCCTTTGCCAgctcttctttttgctttgatGGTTGCCAGGCACTGTCAGGAAGGTCACAGGGCCTTGTTTATCAGGGCTAGTTGCTGGTAACTAATAACAAGGTTTTGAACCCCATACACTAAAACAAGATTGCAGGTTTAGCATCTGGCCGTAAATGTGGAGTACCACAAAACAtagcagccagagctggggcCCTAGCTCCCCATCACATGCCTGCAGTTTCTGGCTGGTCTCTGTATTTTGCCAAGGGAGTTTTGCATAATGAAAATGGGGAAAATGCAGGAAGACATTATGGGCTGCTTGTGTTTGAGCACAGCAATATCACAGCATGACTTTAAAGGGATTGCCATGGGTTAGACACAGCAGACAACTGAGGCAAAATTTctgccccctctcccctccattGTCCCACATAGGAAGAGGATAAAACAAGATCTGGTGGAACAGCAGATgaactgcagcacaggagggatTTAAAGCACAGGGCACGAGCACGTCTTGTATAAGAGACCATAATGATTAAAGTTCCTCCTCTGCATGAACATTCCCACAGCTAGGGCTGGCCAGGGGAAGCCTTGCTGTGAGATGCCATCATTGGGGCAGATTTTGGGGCGGCCCTGCTGTGGGTCAGCCCCAAATGTGCACTGATGCTGCAAGCACTGTGAAAGCTGCCAGAGATGGCTACTCAGGTGCCCGAGTCCTTCTTGTCTCCAGCAAACCCCAGTGACAGCAGTTCCCCTGACACCAGCAGGTTTTTTCACAGGGGTAAGGGCTCCCAGAGCCAGCAAGGTGCTCAGGGTTTCCTGAGATGAGACCCTGTGGGGATGCAACACAGATGGAAAGTAAACTGAGGAATTAATTAAATGCATCTTAAAAGTGGCATGGGAGAATGGGCATCACTGCAGAGGGTATGAATGGATACACTCCCCAATTATTTCCCTGtccttcaaaaaaaaatcaggatacATGCTTGTGGCTGCTTGGTCCCGAGTGCCTGCAGCCCACACagcccagggccagccctgccagtgGGGCTGGCATCCCAGTATAACTAGTGTTGTACtgggagaaggggctgggggaACCTGCGCAGGGCAGTGAAGTGTTTCTCTGGCATCCAGGTGAGCAGGTCAAGGGTCTCAATTTCAGCCCAGCGGTTAGAGCCTGAGCTGGGACTGCAGGCCAGGACAGGGTGCAGTTATGTCAGACAACTCTGTGAGAGGAGATCATCCTGCCACACCTCATCCTATCAAAAACTCTTACATAATTGGTGACCCAGCTCTATTGGCATTTGGTGTTCATATCCTGGGTCATCAAGCTtcctttcccagaaagtaaCTTCTGTTGCAGGTAGCAACCACCCCTGAGCATCCCCTCACCACTGACAGCAGAGGCTACTCCTGCCTGATCCTCTCCATCTTGCTACCCCAGATATGCTGGGCCATCTCACAGCACTTCTTGCTGCAAGCCTGAAGTACCTTTGCCTGTTACTAACTCACCAGGTCTAGAGAGTGAGGTAAAACCCACAGCACTTGCACACGTGTGGTGTACACATGGACTAGCATCAGCCAGTGGCAGGATTGGGGACTCATTCCAACACCAGCACTTCAGTCCAGTTTCCCCAGTAATGCAGCGTCTTCCTTTGTTGCAGGCTTGGGAATATCATCAAGTGTCCAGCAACAATGCTGACAGTAATTGTGTCTGTGGGAGGTGACTAAAaccaaagagaaggaaagactACGAATGTGCAAATGACAGCTGTCCCTTTGGTAATctttgctgcagagaagctTTTGAAGAGCTTAGTGGGAAAACGAAATGACTGAAGTTTCACATGTTGCTTAGGCTGAATACCTCTTCTTCTTTTGAAGTATCCCTGGAGTCAGCAAGCAGCTCCAGAAGCTGGGAtgccaggcaggaggaagggacaGCAGTGAAGGTGTCGTGGTCCTGGAGCAGCCCCCTTGCAGTCCAGCCAGCCCAAGGCCATTTCACCCCACATCGGTGTCTCCCTAGAGCCCTGCTGCAGTACATCCCTCCTCTTGCCCCCAGGACGAGATGGCTGCCCTCATCGCTGAGAACTTTCGCTTCCTCTCCTTGTTCTTCAAGAGCAAAGATGTAATGATCTTCAACGGTTTGGTAGCCCTGGGCACAGTGGGCAGCGAGGAGCTCTTTTCAGTCGTCGCCTTCAactgcccctgctcccctgcccgcAACTACATCTACGGGCTGGCTGCCATTGGCgtcccagccctggctctctTCCTTATCGGTGTCATCTGGAACAACCACACCTGGAACCTGGTGGCCGAGTGCCACAAGCGTGGCATCAAgaatttctctgctgctgccaccttcctcctcttcGGCTCCATCATGGGCAGGGCGGCTGTGGCACCTGTCACCTGGTCGGTCATCTCGCTGCTGCGCGGGGAGGCTTACATCTGCGCCCTCAGCGAGTTCGTCAGGCCATCCTCCCTCGACAAGTTCCCGGCTGATTACGGGGCCGAGGTGCTGGCCAGGTTTCCCTGTAAAGATGTGCCAGCAAACCTCACCAAGTTCAGAGATGAGGTGACACGGAGGCTGAGATATGAGTCCCAGGTAGGCATGCCAGAGAGAAAGCCTCATGGAGTGGGTAAGACCACTTTGCCATGTGTCCTAACGcagcctctctcttctctctcagcTCTTTGGCTGGCTACTTATCGGCATCGTCGCAGTCCTGGTTTTTCTCACCAAGTGCCTGAagcactgctgctctccacTCAGCTACCGTCAGGAGGCTTACTGGGCCCAGTACCGCTCCAACGAGGACAAGCTCTTCCGACGCACAGCTGAGGTCCACTCCAGGATCCTGGCAGCCAAGAACGTGAAGCAATTCTTCGGCTTTGTGGCACTTgacaaggaagagaaggagcTGGTGCAGGAGTTCCCAGTGGAGGGTGTCCAGCCGAGCCCCCAGTGGAACGCCATCACAGGAGTCTACATCTACCGAGAGAACAAGGGCTTCCCCCTCTACAGCCGGCTCCACAAATGGGCCAAAGGGGTGGAAGGGAATGGGCCAAGCCCAGACGGCCACGAAATGCTCTTTTTGGCTTCCTAAGacagaaggatgctgtgagcAGTTCCCCAGACTGTCTGGCAGGCCTATCGGTGTCAGTGCGCAGCTGAGGGATTCACTGGGAATATCCCTCTCGGCAGGATTACTTCTCTCAGTGGGTAAAACAGGATCAGCAGTCCCAAGGTAGAGGCTGATAAGCAATGCACTGAGCTGGGGAACCCCTTTTTCAGAGACAGTCATCTCACTGCTGCTCCCCGagggacaagggaagagcagacTCACAGCTCACCTTCAGGCTGCCAGTGCACCCTGCCATCTAATGACCAGCAGAAACCTCAGGGAGTGAAAGGTGGGCACAACATTTCTAACTGTGACTCCTGCAGTCCCACTCATCTCTCCCCACCACCGGGTTAGCCTCAGACACCCTGCACACCtactagttgtttttttttaacaccagtATCTTCTATGCAGTTGTGCAGTGCCTGCTAAGCAGGCAGGTACCAGAGCACTTTACAGGTATTACAGCTCAGTGAAAAGAGGGAAGCAGTGGATAAATGCCTGTGGCAAGGGGCATGCAATAGTACCTTGGAAGGAATGGGTCCATCATAGAGCGGCACACCAAATAACTGAGAGACTAAGGCAGAAGGAATCACCAATATTCCCTGTATTCATAAAGACACTGTAATTACCAGGTTGGAATTTGGGTAGGACACCAAACTCCCTTTGTTCTTATTGAAGTGCCTGGCAATTTCTAATGAGCCCAAAGGGTCACAACCATGAGTTTACAAGCCCAGAAGAGGGCACCATCAGCAGAATAGCTTTCAGGAGAGGTGGCAAGGGGGAGGCTCAGATGAAGCAGTACCTGCATAGAGCCACACCACTGTAAGCAGCTCATTGCATTCCTCACCCAACCATCTGAGAGTCCTCCTTGTTTGGGTTGCAAGTTGCAGCAAGACCTCAACCAGAATTagttatgtatatatatacatatacacatatatatagtGTATATACTATATACTTAGCTGTATTAATGAAGCATCTCTCTTTGAGGGAGAGGGTGGAAAGTTACCAGCCAGAAGACCACATCACATGCACCCATCCACTGCAGTGGGACTCCAGCCTTGCAATGATGAAGGACAGTAGGAATAGGACAGGGGGAAGCAGCCCTCCTGCTACCCTTCTGCCACTGAACTCCTGTAAACTCTTTCCACTGCCTTAAATGGCCCCTACAGCAGGGCCTCTTTTATGGACTTGACTGTAGtctgagaaagcaaaaccagaaaagtgTAAAATTATTGCCCTCACCATGATGATGTGCTGACTATGGCTTCAAAGGCTGCTCTTCTTGCACCTTGCAGGCCCATTTCTCCTGAGGGTCAGCCCTACATACCCAACGGTGTTTCAAGAGTTGGCAGGACAATGaagtttgtttttccacttgTACTGCTTCTCTATAAGtacaacttccttttccactgTGCTGTTTACCATAAAGCCttaacttgttaaaaaaattactcaaacTCACAGAGCTGAGAGGGGCTCACACACAAGgagatttgaaataaattattaaatggGTTATTTTTCATTGCCTTCTGAGTTTTCAGGGGAGCACAAAAGgcatattttaatattctctTTGAACCAGAGGACTGGGAACTTGTTCTTTCTCTTAAGTCTTCAGATCCTCTCCTATTCAAATGACTGTAGGATACAAAGTTTTAAAGTATTACCACATAACAGAAGTTAGTAATACTGATTTTCAGTGACTCTTACAATGAGCAGCAAAGATCTTGTGTGTCATGATACACAAttgcagcaaaggaaagaaaacatgtttagAAACCTTTATACAAATATGCTCCCTTGCAAGAAAGAGCTGGAAGCTATTCCTTTACATAATGAGGCAGGAACACTGCTTAATGAACAAGGCATCACAAGATCCCTTCTCTACAGATTTGCCTTGCACTTGTGGAAAGGCTGGCTCCCAGCCTCACCATCAACTACTCTGCAGGAACAATCAGATGCAAGCTAAAGTGAAATTGCATTAACTTGAGATGAAAGAgttcatttgcatttcttcatgTTGGCCCCCAGGTGCAAACATGCCACCCCAGCACATGCATGGTAACTTGCTGGAACAAAGCAGCATGAATATATGCCTGCTCATCTTACTTCTTTACTTTCCTTGCCTCCCTCCTTGATAGCCTTAGTTATTCCTTTGAACCACCTCCACTCCAGTTCCTTCTCATCCCTTTCCCTCATTTGGAGGAAACGGGCAAAACACGTAATATTTGGGAATTAATTTGTTTATCCTAAGAATAAACCATAAGCACAAACTAGTTTTTGCTGTTTagttccttcctcttccccattAACCCCAGACACTTCCCATATGCTGGGAGGGGCTATGGGCATATCCAGCTTGTTTTCCCTCCCTGTTGTTGGAGGGCATGTTTATGTGGACAGCTGATAGCAAGTAAGCTTACCTCACAAATATCCCTGCAGTTTCCCCAGTGACAATATGAGGGATATTAACCCACATGGCTCTTTACACCAGAGCAAGCAAGCGGGCTAGGCTGCTCACTGAAATGCCAAGAGGAAAGCCAAGATGCTGGTCTTCCTGGCGTGCCAGATCATGCAGGCTGTAAGCTCACACACTCTATGCTTTTCCTAGAGAAGCAAAACCAACTCCATCACAGACCAGCCTCTGGGTTGCCAGCTAGGGCATACTTCCCAGCCAGAAGATGGGTTCAAACCAGGCTCCTCCAGTATGAAGAACTACACACAGGTGTTTCATTTTTCCTGCTGACTACTGTAGACTACAACAGCCCCACTagtcaaaaagaaataatacctTAAAGGGATCTTGGTTTCTATTGCGATGCTTATTTACATATTATATTACATaacaaattcattttaaaaaaaccaccaccattACAGCtgtgttcttaaaaaaacaaaacagcagctgttACTGGATGTTGAAAGCAGCTTCCTCCTCTAGAAGAGCATTAAGCAAAACCCAAGTACAGTTCCCTGCGCTACCTGGGACAGGTGAAATGACTTGTTTCTGGATCCCAGTGGACTTGGGAATGAATTAAGTGCTTATTCAGCCTTCTCAACACCGGGCATGCCCACAACAATGAGCATTCACAGAGACAGAAGAGCTGCATTCTGCAGAGCTCTGACTTTGAGTTCAGAGCACCTACAATGAAGACGACTCTTCAAGTTTGATATTTCAAAGCTGGGCACCTAGTCACTAGTGTTTACATTGAATAATCACATCTGTTTGCATACCCTGCTTTCCCCTCTTGCCTTCAGTTCTTCAACTGTAAAACATGTGGATGATCACATCTACATCTTACTGGAGAGTTACAAGAATACAGATCATAAGGTACCAACACCAGTGACAGAGCCTACTTAAGTAAGCAAGATACTTGGCTTTTTTCAAGCAGACAGTTAGATTGGGATGACCCCttttcaacacaaaaaaccctctattttttttcactgcattgATTCCTCTCTTAAGAGATaatcacttctgaaaatcacCAATTCTATCTGTCATCAGGCACCTGTTACAAGAGATGGCTGTGATCATGGGATCTATGATATCGGGATGCTGTGGGCTTTAAAGGCATGTGGCCTTTCAGCTGAAGAGGCCAAGAGCATTCCAGGCTGTATTAGGAAGAGTATTTCTCTTCCAGCAGGTCAGGAGACGGTCATTCCTTCCTCTCTACTCTGCAGTGATGAGACATCTCGTGTGTTGTGTCCAGTACTGGGTTCCCCTGTACAGGAGAGATACAGGTTTAGTGGAGAGCgcccagcagagggacaggggaaCGATTATGGGATTGGAGCATACAAGGAGAGGTTGAGAGGGCTTGGGCTTCTCCACCTAAGAAGGCTCAAGATGGATCTTATcctatgtatataaatacctgacaCAAGGGCATGAAAAAGGTGGAACCAGACTCTTCTTAGTGATGCCCAGTGcagggacaagaggaaatgggcacaaa
Protein-coding sequences here:
- the CALHM2 gene encoding calcium homeostasis modulator protein 2, yielding MAALIAENFRFLSLFFKSKDVMIFNGLVALGTVGSEELFSVVAFNCPCSPARNYIYGLAAIGVPALALFLIGVIWNNHTWNLVAECHKRGIKNFSAAATFLLFGSIMGRAAVAPVTWSVISLLRGEAYICALSEFVRPSSLDKFPADYGAEVLARFPCKDVPANLTKFRDEVTRRLRYESQLFGWLLIGIVAVLVFLTKCLKHCCSPLSYRQEAYWAQYRSNEDKLFRRTAEVHSRILAAKNVKQFFGFVALDKEEKELVQEFPVEGVQPSPQWNAITGVYIYRENKGFPLYSRLHKWAKGVEGNGPSPDGHEMLFLAS